One region of Rubripirellula tenax genomic DNA includes:
- a CDS encoding response regulator → MSKKILIVDDHEIIRLGVKVMLEGTELDVAAEATTAAEALAAVEKSTPDAVLMDIRMEGGDGLNALGRMKLDHPDLPIVLFSAYDNPTYIARAVALGASGYVLKSATRERLIESLNTAVAGESAWTREELRRVTGALATPRLSQDIEVPLTQRESEVLRQMALGLTNKEIAKMLGISYETVKEHVQHILRKIGVSDRTQAAVWAVRKDLV, encoded by the coding sequence ATGAGTAAGAAAATTTTGATTGTGGATGATCATGAGATCATTCGCTTGGGCGTAAAAGTGATGCTCGAAGGAACCGAATTGGATGTTGCCGCCGAAGCAACAACAGCCGCAGAAGCACTTGCAGCGGTCGAAAAGTCGACTCCTGATGCCGTGCTGATGGACATCCGAATGGAGGGTGGCGATGGGTTGAACGCGCTGGGGCGAATGAAGCTGGACCATCCCGATCTGCCAATCGTGCTTTTCTCCGCCTACGACAACCCGACATACATTGCCCGCGCCGTCGCGCTCGGTGCATCGGGCTACGTGCTGAAGTCGGCGACTCGCGAGCGTTTGATCGAATCGCTCAACACGGCAGTGGCTGGTGAGTCGGCTTGGACTCGGGAAGAACTTCGCCGCGTCACGGGAGCCTTGGCGACGCCTCGCTTGAGCCAGGACATCGAAGTGCCTTTGACTCAGCGAGAGAGCGAAGTGCTTCGCCAAATGGCACTCGGTTTGACGAACAAAGAAATCGCCAAGATGTTGGGGATCAGCTACGAGACAGTGAAGGAACATGTCCAGCACATCCTCCGCAAGATTGGGGTTAGCGATCGCACCCAAGCCGCAGTTTGGGCGGTCCGAAAAGACTTGGTCTAA
- a CDS encoding lecithin retinol acyltransferase family protein produces MARGDHFFVWRRQFGVARFQHHGIDLGDGSAVHFTDGRGGVAGPSGDAATFEVKRTELDEVTRNQRDSMHVVEYRDRLPIDETVERAISKIGSRNYNLLFHNCEHFAAWCVLDRWESRQVSVAFDRASSVGAKALATTSMHVAARLSAKSVLRGATPWLLVADAAQWATEAGGHHVGLRDPKRRRNASRAVGVTTAMSVGALAGPLGIAVAGGLWCVGEVAGELSQVAYEKAQHRRLSIHD; encoded by the coding sequence TTGGCTCGCGGCGATCATTTTTTCGTTTGGCGGCGTCAGTTCGGCGTCGCTCGGTTTCAACACCACGGAATTGACCTGGGTGACGGCAGTGCTGTCCACTTCACCGATGGCAGGGGTGGCGTCGCGGGCCCCTCGGGTGACGCTGCCACGTTCGAAGTCAAGCGAACCGAACTGGATGAAGTTACACGGAATCAACGCGATTCGATGCACGTTGTCGAATACCGGGATCGATTGCCGATTGATGAGACCGTCGAACGTGCAATCAGCAAAATCGGATCCCGCAACTACAACTTGCTCTTTCACAACTGTGAACATTTCGCGGCATGGTGCGTTTTGGATCGTTGGGAGAGCCGCCAAGTCTCCGTCGCTTTCGATCGAGCCAGTTCCGTTGGCGCGAAAGCTCTGGCGACGACATCGATGCACGTCGCGGCTCGTTTGAGTGCAAAAAGTGTCCTTCGCGGCGCGACACCTTGGTTGCTGGTAGCCGATGCGGCCCAGTGGGCGACCGAAGCGGGGGGCCACCACGTCGGGCTTCGCGATCCGAAACGTCGCAGAAACGCCAGCCGCGCCGTCGGCGTCACTACGGCGATGTCGGTCGGCGCGCTCGCCGGTCCTCTTGGGATCGCCGTCGCGGGCGGACTTTGGTGTGTTGGCGAAGTCGCCGGTGAACTATCGCAAGTCGCGTACGAAAAGGCCCAGCATCGACGCCTGAGCATCCACGACTGA
- a CDS encoding uracil-DNA glycosylase family protein: MNSPKRQPVTSGSRKKLVAAATQLRRSVDALTFAEPVTHVYNPLGYAWKAHQAYLSMANDAGSRVVFLGMNPGPWGMAQTGVPFGEVAAARDWLGINVPVDRPDNEHPKRPVEGFQCARSEVSGRRLWGLFADRFDTAKEFFEDHFVVNYCPLVFMESSARNRTPDKLSPSERESLDAICDRHLAKVLTALRPEYAVGIGAYAEKSMQRVVASISCDAVVTRILHPSPASPAANRDWAGTAKSQLIEAGVWR; this comes from the coding sequence TTGAATTCGCCCAAACGCCAACCGGTGACATCCGGATCTCGCAAGAAGTTGGTCGCTGCGGCCACGCAACTGCGTCGCAGCGTCGACGCGTTGACCTTTGCCGAACCGGTCACGCATGTTTACAACCCGCTGGGGTACGCCTGGAAAGCTCATCAAGCCTATTTGTCGATGGCGAATGATGCGGGCTCCCGCGTCGTCTTCTTGGGAATGAATCCCGGGCCATGGGGCATGGCTCAGACGGGCGTGCCGTTTGGCGAAGTGGCTGCCGCGAGAGACTGGCTAGGCATCAATGTCCCCGTCGATCGGCCCGACAACGAACACCCCAAACGACCCGTCGAAGGCTTTCAATGCGCCCGCAGCGAAGTCAGCGGACGACGATTGTGGGGGCTGTTTGCGGATCGATTCGATACGGCCAAAGAGTTTTTCGAGGACCATTTCGTCGTCAATTATTGCCCGCTTGTATTCATGGAATCGTCAGCAAGAAATCGGACACCCGACAAGCTTTCGCCTTCGGAACGTGAATCGTTGGACGCAATTTGCGACCGGCACTTGGCAAAGGTGCTAACCGCTTTGCGCCCCGAATATGCCGTAGGGATTGGCGCGTATGCGGAAAAGTCGATGCAGCGGGTCGTCGCGTCGATCTCGTGCGATGCCGTGGTGACTCGCATCCTGCATCCCAGCCCGGCGTCACCGGCCGCAAACCGAGACTGGGCCGGAACGGCCAAATCGCAACTGATCGAAGCGGGCGTTTGGAGATGA
- the rplA gene encoding 50S ribosomal protein L1: MGKKSKRYRASLEKQPKNALPLSEAVEALKKYDSTKFDQTVEVHMRLGVDPNQADQIIRGSLVLPNGIGKTQRVVVFAKGDAAKAAEEAGADQVGQEDLAKKIKDGWTDFDVCIAAPDMMGLVGPLGRVLGPRGLMPSPRAGTVTPDVAKVVGEYKAGKVEFRNDKGGNVHAMVGKMSFDTPKLVENIKAFTNFVEGLKPQSVKGAYVRGVAICATMSPSVRVTG, translated from the coding sequence ATGGGTAAAAAATCCAAGCGCTATCGCGCTTCGCTTGAAAAGCAACCTAAGAACGCTCTGCCGCTCTCTGAAGCTGTAGAAGCACTTAAAAAATACGACTCGACCAAGTTCGACCAAACCGTCGAAGTCCACATGCGTTTGGGCGTTGACCCCAACCAGGCAGACCAAATCATTCGTGGTTCGCTGGTACTTCCCAACGGGATCGGTAAAACGCAGCGCGTCGTCGTATTCGCCAAAGGCGATGCGGCCAAAGCAGCCGAAGAAGCGGGTGCTGACCAAGTCGGACAAGAAGACTTGGCCAAAAAAATCAAAGACGGCTGGACCGATTTCGACGTTTGTATCGCCGCACCCGACATGATGGGTTTGGTCGGTCCTCTCGGCCGAGTTCTGGGTCCTCGCGGATTGATGCCTAGCCCACGGGCCGGAACCGTAACGCCTGACGTTGCGAAGGTTGTTGGCGAGTACAAAGCCGGTAAAGTTGAATTCCGAAATGACAAGGGCGGAAACGTTCATGCCATGGTTGGAAAGATGAGTTTCGACACGCCAAAGCTCGTCGAGAACATCAAAGCCTTCACGAACTTCGTCGAAGGTCTCAAGCCCCAGTCGGTCAAAGGGGCCTATGTTCGAGGGGTTGCGATTTGTGCAACGATGAGCCCCAGCGTCAGAGTGACCGGTTAG
- the rplJ gene encoding 50S ribosomal protein L10, with translation MSKYVKELVTRDIKRRLDGVEDAVLVKCVGMDANTTNELRGELEKMDIHMVVVKNSLARRATEGTGLQNAFEGASGQIGVCWGSTDFVSLVKVLVKLDKDKEKYNKFVADGGVMDGEKLDADGLKAVSKWPSRQEQISMLVGQILGPGSGLSGALLGPGRKLNSQIKKKSEGDE, from the coding sequence ATGAGTAAATACGTCAAAGAACTCGTTACACGCGATATCAAGCGTCGACTCGATGGAGTCGAAGATGCTGTGCTCGTAAAATGTGTGGGGATGGACGCCAACACAACCAACGAGCTTCGCGGCGAGTTGGAGAAGATGGACATCCACATGGTGGTTGTCAAAAACTCGCTGGCCCGTCGTGCCACCGAAGGCACTGGGCTGCAAAACGCTTTTGAAGGCGCCAGCGGACAGATCGGTGTCTGTTGGGGCTCGACCGACTTTGTTTCGCTTGTCAAAGTCCTTGTCAAACTTGACAAGGATAAAGAGAAGTACAACAAGTTCGTCGCCGATGGCGGCGTGATGGATGGCGAAAAGCTTGACGCCGATGGCTTGAAAGCTGTCAGCAAATGGCCCAGTCGCCAAGAACAAATTTCGATGCTGGTCGGCCAAATCCTTGGCCCAGGCTCCGGACTTTCCGGTGCATTGCTTGGACCGGGTAGAAAACTTAATAGCCAGATTAAAAAGAAGAGCGAAGGCGACGAATAG
- the rplL gene encoding 50S ribosomal protein L7/L12 — protein MSEETAVAEYSAETKSMGDKIAELTLKQAKELSDYLKDAYGIEPASGGGGMMMMAAGDGDGAAAAVEQTEFDVILTGFGDKKLNVVKVVKNLTGASLMEAKKMVEGVPATLKQAVSKEDAEKVKAEIEEAGGSVELK, from the coding sequence ATGTCAGAAGAAACCGCCGTTGCCGAATACAGCGCCGAAACCAAATCGATGGGCGACAAAATCGCCGAATTGACTCTGAAGCAAGCCAAAGAGCTTAGCGATTACTTGAAGGATGCTTACGGCATCGAACCCGCCTCCGGTGGCGGTGGAATGATGATGATGGCAGCAGGCGACGGCGACGGTGCCGCTGCGGCCGTTGAGCAAACCGAGTTCGACGTGATCCTGACCGGATTCGGCGACAAGAAACTGAACGTCGTCAAAGTTGTTAAGAACCTGACCGGCGCTTCGCTGATGGAAGCCAAGAAGATGGTTGAAGGCGTTCCTGCAACGCTGAAGCAAGCCGTTTCGAAGGAAGACGCCGAAAAGGTCAAAGCAGAAATCGAAGAAGCTGGTGGCTCGGTCGAACTGAAGTAG
- a CDS encoding Trm112 family protein — MLDQKLISLLRCPIDGTPLKEADSSIIDRVNQAIAAGSLRDRHDQKISRPVDGGLANQSQTRIYPIREGIPSLVADEAIDL, encoded by the coding sequence ATGTTAGACCAAAAATTGATCTCGCTACTTCGCTGTCCGATCGACGGAACGCCGTTAAAAGAGGCTGATAGCTCGATCATTGACCGGGTGAATCAAGCGATCGCCGCAGGAAGTCTTCGAGACCGACACGACCAGAAAATATCTCGCCCCGTTGATGGGGGGCTGGCCAACCAGTCACAGACGCGAATCTATCCGATTCGTGAGGGAATACCCAGCTTGGTGGCCGACGAGGCGATCGACTTGTGA
- the proC gene encoding pyrroline-5-carboxylate reductase, with amino-acid sequence MNSSLKLALVGGGQMGRALVAGMLAAKTLQSEGIRLVEPNPESCSWWADHHGDIAITDLATAVAEADVVVLALKPYIMATVAKQKPQFWDGKLVLSVAAGIGLESLIEWIGHGRVVRVMPNTPALVGAGASGYCCAAAVTDADRDTAQTLLGAVGIAVEVAESQMDAVTAVSGSGPAYVCLLVESLADGGVLAGLPRPLAMQLATQTVLGTAKMIAETGRHPGELKDSVASPGGTTIAALASLEHNGFRGTVIEAVAAAAKRSRELGKS; translated from the coding sequence ATGAATTCATCGCTCAAACTAGCTCTCGTCGGTGGCGGACAAATGGGACGTGCCTTGGTGGCCGGGATGCTGGCCGCCAAAACCCTTCAAAGTGAGGGGATTCGGCTGGTTGAGCCGAACCCGGAAAGCTGTTCCTGGTGGGCCGATCATCATGGCGACATCGCAATCACGGATTTAGCAACCGCCGTGGCAGAAGCCGATGTCGTTGTTTTGGCGTTGAAACCGTACATCATGGCGACGGTAGCAAAGCAGAAACCGCAATTCTGGGATGGCAAGTTGGTGCTTTCGGTCGCCGCGGGGATCGGACTTGAATCGCTTATCGAGTGGATCGGTCATGGACGGGTCGTTCGTGTCATGCCCAACACGCCGGCCTTGGTCGGCGCGGGGGCCAGCGGATATTGCTGTGCCGCCGCCGTGACGGATGCTGATCGGGATACGGCGCAAACCTTGTTGGGTGCCGTCGGCATTGCTGTCGAAGTGGCTGAAAGCCAGATGGATGCGGTCACCGCGGTAAGCGGGTCCGGTCCGGCGTACGTGTGCTTGCTAGTCGAATCGCTGGCCGATGGCGGCGTATTGGCGGGGTTGCCGCGGCCATTGGCCATGCAGCTGGCAACGCAAACGGTACTGGGGACGGCCAAAATGATCGCCGAAACGGGCCGGCATCCCGGCGAGCTGAAGGATTCTGTGGCCAGCCCCGGCGGTACAACCATTGCTGCGTTGGCTTCGCTGGAACACAATGGGTTTCGCGGTACGGTGATCGAAGCCGTTGCGGCGGCGGCCAAGCGAAGCCGCGAGCTTGGAAAGTCGTAG
- the argB gene encoding acetylglutamate kinase, producing MDEAIAKANTLIEAMGWIRSFRGKTTVIKLGGSLLDDESALMHILLDVIFMESVGMKPVVVHGGGKAINRALAESGIEPNFIRGRRYTDQATLEVVSRVLAGELNVGLTEEMERLGGRAMNLSFDTTNVLFGEKLPTEDDVDLGFVGHVTRVDRSVIEGLSYTDQVPIIPSMCMGEDGQRYNVNADTAAMAVAQSLGAEKLVFLSDVNGVRTDKDDPSTIIHTLSAAEARQLIEDGVIAGGMIPKVEACLETLGRGVRKVHIVDGSIRHSLLLEIFTTNGVGTEIHQ from the coding sequence GTGGACGAAGCCATTGCCAAAGCCAATACGTTGATCGAAGCGATGGGCTGGATCCGCAGTTTCCGAGGGAAAACAACGGTCATCAAGCTGGGTGGCAGCCTGCTGGATGACGAATCGGCCCTGATGCACATCCTGTTGGATGTCATTTTCATGGAATCCGTCGGGATGAAGCCTGTCGTCGTCCACGGCGGTGGCAAGGCGATCAATCGAGCTTTGGCCGAATCGGGGATCGAGCCCAATTTCATCCGTGGCCGTCGCTACACCGACCAGGCGACGCTGGAAGTCGTCTCGCGAGTCTTGGCGGGCGAATTGAACGTCGGCTTGACGGAAGAAATGGAGCGATTGGGCGGCCGAGCCATGAACCTGTCGTTCGACACCACCAACGTGCTTTTTGGCGAGAAACTGCCGACAGAGGACGATGTCGATTTGGGGTTCGTCGGCCACGTCACGCGCGTCGACCGCAGCGTCATCGAAGGCCTTTCGTACACCGACCAAGTCCCCATCATCCCGTCGATGTGCATGGGCGAAGACGGGCAGCGATACAATGTCAATGCAGACACCGCCGCGATGGCGGTCGCCCAGTCGTTGGGCGCCGAAAAGTTGGTGTTTCTTTCCGACGTTAACGGCGTGCGGACCGACAAGGACGACCCGAGCACGATCATTCACACGCTTTCGGCGGCCGAAGCGAGGCAACTGATCGAAGACGGTGTGATCGCCGGCGGCATGATCCCGAAAGTCGAAGCGTGCTTAGAAACGCTTGGTCGCGGCGTCCGCAAGGTTCACATCGTCGACGGTTCGATTCGCCATTCGCTGTTGCTGGAAATCTTCACGACCAACGGCGTTGGAACCGAGATTCACCAGTAG
- a CDS encoding aminotransferase class III-fold pyridoxal phosphate-dependent enzyme, producing the protein MSDTNDDESLAPIDGAEFPQLEDAVMGPANEPEPEIETGAEPDASVARPSPRKRFTGRAIGIRRGDANGYEIVDALAGRASVFGFGFDSTADAIRSVADQYLGDASAWQDRGNHSPSSLSLRDAFGEFLKPFGGVQTDSVSLASSSDAAIEQMLANVRHRHGGKRYRTIAMVGSDHGRTGMCRTASGRPELHDGFGPMMAGFAHAPTGDLAAIESMIDDNTGCILLCPIDFAAGAVACETGYLKGLRRLCDQHDLLLAVDETQLMFGASGSPLTWTSITDVPADMFAVAGGLFAGMSGGLVFANERSTSRRPAHSIDNPLLAAVAVQTIESMFEHDLLEPSADHARTFAIELAESISSFEFVRDIHATGMTIGVETDIESTDVVAAATKQGLRIESAGDVGIRIQLPLALTPDDRTQFLSRFASTLGELEQSTANMNA; encoded by the coding sequence ATGAGCGATACGAACGACGACGAATCGCTCGCCCCGATCGATGGAGCCGAGTTTCCCCAACTGGAGGACGCCGTGATGGGGCCAGCCAATGAACCGGAGCCGGAAATCGAAACGGGAGCGGAACCCGATGCATCCGTTGCTCGACCATCCCCGCGTAAACGCTTCACCGGACGCGCGATCGGAATTCGCCGCGGCGACGCAAACGGTTACGAGATTGTCGACGCTTTGGCGGGCCGTGCTTCCGTTTTCGGCTTCGGCTTTGATTCGACTGCTGATGCGATTCGATCGGTCGCCGATCAGTACTTGGGCGACGCGTCGGCTTGGCAAGATCGTGGCAATCATTCGCCGTCGTCTTTGTCACTTCGTGATGCGTTTGGTGAGTTCTTGAAACCGTTCGGCGGCGTCCAAACCGATTCGGTTTCGCTCGCTTCTTCATCCGACGCGGCGATCGAACAGATGCTCGCCAACGTTCGCCATCGTCACGGCGGAAAACGCTATCGCACCATCGCGATGGTGGGCAGCGACCACGGGCGGACCGGCATGTGCCGAACGGCCAGTGGTCGACCGGAACTGCACGACGGCTTTGGTCCAATGATGGCCGGTTTTGCCCACGCACCGACGGGCGATTTGGCGGCCATCGAGTCGATGATCGACGACAACACGGGCTGCATTTTGTTGTGCCCGATCGACTTTGCCGCTGGCGCTGTCGCGTGCGAGACGGGGTACTTGAAAGGCCTACGACGACTTTGCGATCAACATGACCTGTTGCTTGCCGTCGACGAGACCCAGTTGATGTTTGGTGCGTCCGGATCGCCGCTCACTTGGACATCGATCACCGACGTGCCGGCCGATATGTTCGCGGTCGCAGGCGGATTATTCGCGGGCATGTCCGGCGGTTTGGTTTTCGCAAACGAACGAAGTACCTCGCGACGTCCTGCTCACTCGATCGACAATCCGCTGCTTGCCGCAGTGGCGGTGCAGACGATCGAATCGATGTTCGAACATGATTTGCTGGAACCGTCCGCCGACCACGCAAGAACGTTTGCAATCGAGTTGGCAGAATCCATTTCATCGTTCGAGTTTGTCCGTGACATCCATGCGACAGGCATGACGATCGGTGTCGAAACGGACATTGAATCGACCGACGTTGTCGCTGCCGCGACCAAGCAAGGCTTGCGAATCGAGTCGGCAGGAGACGTTGGCATTCGCATCCAATTGCCATTGGCTCTAACGCCAGACGACCGAACACAATTCCTATCACGTTTCGCATCGACGCTGGGCGAACTCGAACAATCCACCGCAAACATGAATGCTTAG
- the argF gene encoding ornithine carbamoyltransferase has protein sequence MQHLLTLFELSPNDLNRILDVSNELKKRLAVGDRPPILERRMLALLFEKPSLRTRVSFETGMVQLGGASLFLGDDVGWGKRESARDFTQVLGEFVDLVVCRAKSHDRAEQLASFNAVPVINGLTDLCHPCQALADVLTIQESLGTLTGKHLVFVGDGNNVAQSLALICAMLDMPFTLACPNGYEMDADWLSQVAKAYPKAKIETVRDPMTAVKTADAIYTDVWTSMGQEAESAIRKEAFANYQVNEKLMGAALSHTRVLHCLPAIRGQEITDDVIDSGQSDVIRQAGNRMHAQKGLMVWLLNRPWIDKNVA, from the coding sequence ATGCAACATCTTCTCACACTCTTTGAACTCTCGCCAAATGATCTCAATCGGATCTTGGATGTTTCCAACGAGCTGAAAAAGCGATTGGCGGTAGGCGATCGACCTCCGATTTTGGAACGGCGAATGTTGGCGTTGCTGTTCGAAAAGCCGAGCCTGCGAACACGCGTCAGTTTTGAAACCGGCATGGTCCAATTGGGCGGCGCAAGTTTGTTTCTGGGCGACGACGTGGGTTGGGGCAAGAGAGAATCGGCCCGCGATTTCACTCAAGTGCTGGGTGAGTTCGTTGACTTGGTTGTTTGCCGCGCGAAATCGCATGACCGCGCCGAACAACTGGCCAGCTTCAACGCCGTCCCGGTGATCAACGGGCTGACCGATTTGTGTCATCCCTGCCAAGCACTGGCCGATGTGTTGACGATCCAAGAATCACTTGGAACGCTCACGGGAAAACATCTGGTCTTCGTCGGCGATGGAAACAACGTTGCCCAGTCGTTGGCCCTGATCTGTGCGATGTTGGACATGCCGTTCACCTTGGCGTGTCCAAACGGATACGAAATGGACGCGGATTGGCTATCGCAAGTTGCCAAGGCGTACCCCAAGGCAAAGATCGAAACGGTTCGCGATCCGATGACCGCAGTGAAGACGGCGGACGCGATTTACACCGACGTCTGGACCAGCATGGGCCAAGAAGCCGAATCGGCGATTCGCAAAGAAGCATTCGCGAATTATCAAGTCAATGAAAAGTTGATGGGCGCGGCGCTCTCTCACACCCGCGTGCTGCACTGCTTGCCGGCGATTCGCGGCCAAGAAATCACCGACGACGTCATCGACAGCGGGCAAAGCGATGTCATCCGTCAAGCGGGCAATCGCATGCATGCCCAAAAGGGTCTAATGGTGTGGCTACTCAACCGCCCCTGGATCGACAAGAACGTCGCTTAA
- the rph gene encoding ribonuclease PH encodes MRPADQLREIEIQCGYLDSNPASVLYRCGRTIVLCTASIEAKVPPWLEGKGKGWVTAEYNMLPGSTSPRKRRDRDGKVDGRTTEIQRLIGRSLRSVVDMKALGENMITVDCDVLQADGGTRTASITGGFIALAKAIEIAVPGSTIGNGPITDSVAAISVGLIDGEVKLDLDYVLDVAADVDMNVVMTGKGRFVEIQGTGEEATFDDSELAELLRLSKKGIVELTAKQLASIQSHGR; translated from the coding sequence ATGCGCCCCGCCGACCAACTTCGCGAAATTGAAATCCAATGCGGATACCTCGATTCGAATCCGGCAAGTGTCCTGTACCGCTGCGGACGAACGATCGTTCTTTGCACCGCGTCGATCGAAGCCAAAGTGCCGCCGTGGTTGGAAGGTAAGGGCAAGGGCTGGGTCACGGCCGAATACAACATGCTTCCGGGCAGCACCAGCCCGCGAAAACGGCGAGATCGTGATGGCAAGGTCGATGGTCGCACGACTGAGATCCAGCGGTTGATCGGACGTAGTCTGCGGTCGGTCGTTGACATGAAGGCGCTGGGCGAAAACATGATCACGGTGGACTGTGACGTGCTGCAAGCCGATGGCGGCACGCGTACCGCGTCCATCACCGGGGGATTCATCGCTTTGGCCAAAGCGATCGAGATTGCGGTTCCCGGTTCGACAATCGGCAACGGACCGATCACCGATTCGGTTGCCGCGATCAGCGTCGGATTGATCGACGGCGAAGTCAAATTGGACCTCGACTATGTATTGGACGTCGCCGCCGATGTGGACATGAATGTTGTGATGACCGGCAAGGGTCGCTTCGTCGAGATTCAAGGGACGGGTGAAGAAGCCACCTTCGACGATTCCGAATTGGCCGAACTGCTGCGACTTTCCAAGAAGGGCATCGTCGAATTGACGGCCAAGCAACTCGCAAGCATTCAATCGCATGGCCGATAA